One SAR202 cluster bacterium DNA window includes the following coding sequences:
- a CDS encoding sigma-70 family RNA polymerase sigma factor has product MVLALEVWDDIDLVRPVASPEVTEERDRLLLQHMPLVRRLCERYRRAGVPMEDLIQVGAIGLLHAIDRFEPGRGTKFLAFAVPVVLGLVKNYLRDYGLSVRVPRDVQRHRQMVGQAIEYLAQAHGRLPTAAEVAAWTGLDTDAINDAMELNGAGSVVPLENVLSLLENSGYLPSVAPLSVEDPVHDGIIDRIDIANTLKSLGPREQTIIRLKFYRGLTQAEIAERMGMSQVHVSRLQRKALEMLRARLTELGYAPAHSTHPGVRSDSLDTAAA; this is encoded by the coding sequence ATGGTGCTGGCGCTGGAAGTCTGGGACGACATCGATCTGGTAAGGCCTGTTGCCTCTCCCGAGGTCACGGAGGAGAGGGACCGCCTGCTGCTGCAGCACATGCCGCTGGTGCGGCGGCTGTGCGAGCGGTACCGCCGCGCCGGCGTGCCCATGGAAGACCTTATTCAGGTGGGCGCCATCGGCCTCCTACATGCGATAGACCGCTTCGAGCCGGGGCGCGGGACGAAGTTCCTCGCATTCGCCGTGCCCGTTGTGCTGGGGCTGGTAAAGAACTACTTGCGCGACTACGGCCTTTCCGTTCGGGTGCCCAGGGACGTGCAGCGGCACAGGCAGATGGTGGGGCAGGCGATCGAATACCTCGCACAGGCCCACGGCCGCCTGCCGACAGCGGCGGAGGTGGCCGCGTGGACGGGGCTCGATACAGACGCCATAAACGATGCCATGGAGCTAAACGGGGCCGGCTCAGTGGTACCGCTTGAAAACGTGCTCTCCCTCCTCGAAAATTCCGGCTACCTGCCTTCTGTAGCCCCTCTGTCTGTCGAAGATCCCGTCCACGACGGAATTATCGACCGCATAGACATCGCCAACACCCTCAAGTCGCTTGGCCCGCGGGAGCAGACCATCATCCGTCTCAAGTTCTACCGCGGCCTGACGCAGGCGGAGATCGCCGAGCGGATGGGCATGTCGCAGGTGCACGTCTCGCGCCTCCAGCGCAAGGCGCTGGAAATGCTGCGGGCAAGGCTGACGGAGCTGGGCTATGCGCCGGCGCATAGTACGCACCCGGGGGTGCGGTCCGATAGCCTGGACACCGCTGCCGCGTGA
- a CDS encoding NAD(P)-dependent oxidoreductase, producing MRVLVTGAAGRIGSTVINGLKHKYEFRGLDVAPMPNLKDSIVGSSNDWATVEKAMPGVDTVIHLSNNGPEWEQAKQSMIATYNVYELAARNGVKHIAFASRAGLLPRSYYPRTMTRTADLLPRPDSYYSITKSFGEAMGDMYSAKHGISIVSVRIGNFSLERDKPADPHHLSHGDCVRLWDAAISYNGGKHVRVFGVSDSNWPVYDLDHGRKTIGYYPQDKSIVPKELQVDDPPKKK from the coding sequence ATGCGCGTGCTCGTAACCGGCGCGGCCGGTCGAATCGGCTCAACTGTCATAAATGGCCTCAAGCACAAGTACGAATTCCGCGGTCTGGACGTCGCTCCCATGCCCAATCTCAAGGACTCCATCGTCGGCAGCTCCAACGACTGGGCGACGGTCGAAAAGGCTATGCCGGGCGTGGATACGGTCATCCACCTGAGCAACAACGGCCCCGAGTGGGAGCAGGCGAAGCAGTCGATGATCGCTACGTACAACGTGTACGAGCTTGCCGCGCGCAATGGCGTAAAGCACATCGCATTCGCCAGCCGCGCCGGCCTCCTCCCTCGCTCCTACTACCCCCGCACCATGACGCGCACCGCCGACCTGCTCCCCAGGCCGGATAGCTACTACTCGATCACGAAGTCTTTCGGCGAGGCAATGGGCGACATGTACTCCGCGAAGCACGGGATCAGCATCGTCTCCGTTCGCATCGGCAACTTCAGCCTGGAGCGGGACAAGCCTGCCGACCCTCACCACCTGAGCCATGGCGACTGCGTACGGCTGTGGGACGCCGCGATCAGCTACAACGGCGGCAAGCACGTCCGCGTCTTCGGCGTGTCCGACAGCAACTGGCCGGTCTATGACCTGGACCACGGCCGCAAGACGATCGGCTACTACCCGCAGGACAAGTCCATCGTGCCGAAGGAGCTCCAGGTGGACGACCCGCCGAAGAAGAAGTAG
- a CDS encoding NAD(P)-dependent oxidoreductase, with protein sequence MKVLITGAAGNIGTALIKAFDKSKYQIRGLDIRPMPLLTDTIVGDVTDFATVSRATKDMDAVIHLTNVGGEWQQALQSITGTYNVFESAHQNGVKTIAFASRGGLFPQARIPRKVQRTADLLWFPDSYYTITKVVGEGFGDMYSARYGMNVVSVRIGGYEPSGNPLIDPHQLSERDCVAAFEAAINYKGGKHERVFGVSDSNWQLYDVEHGRKAIGYYPKDKSVVPEEKIQR encoded by the coding sequence ATGAAAGTCCTGATCACCGGGGCGGCGGGCAATATCGGCACCGCCCTCATAAAAGCGTTCGACAAGAGCAAGTACCAGATCCGCGGCCTGGACATCCGGCCCATGCCCCTGCTGACCGACACGATCGTCGGCGACGTCACTGACTTCGCGACCGTGTCGCGCGCGACGAAAGACATGGACGCGGTGATTCACCTTACGAACGTGGGCGGCGAATGGCAGCAGGCCCTGCAGTCGATCACCGGCACCTACAACGTCTTCGAGTCCGCGCACCAGAACGGCGTGAAGACAATCGCGTTCGCCAGCCGAGGCGGCCTGTTCCCCCAGGCCCGCATACCCCGCAAGGTCCAGCGCACGGCAGACCTGCTCTGGTTCCCGGACTCCTACTACACGATCACCAAGGTTGTGGGCGAGGGCTTCGGCGATATGTACTCAGCGCGCTACGGGATGAACGTCGTCTCGGTGCGAATAGGCGGCTACGAGCCGTCCGGCAATCCGCTGATCGACCCTCACCAGCTCAGCGAGCGAGACTGCGTGGCGGCGTTCGAGGCGGCGATCAACTACAAGGGCGGCAAGCACGAGCGCGTCTTTGGGGTGTCCGACAGCAACTGGCAGCTCTACGACGTGGAGCACGGCCGGAAGGCAATCGGCTATTACCCGAAGGACAAGTCGGTAGTCCCCGAAGAAAAAATCCAGCGGTAG
- a CDS encoding NAD(P)-dependent oxidoreductase gives MRVLIAGAAGTIGTVLTKGLKDRHHVRGLDLRPMPLLEDTVVGSITDWDTVSKATQGMDAVIHLTTLGYEFEQAMGSITGSYNVFESGRLNGVKAIAFASRAGLFPGSRIPKTIQRTADTLWSPDSFYTISKVVGEGFGDMYASRYGISVDSVRIGGIDPVEPETPNHPHRLTHGDCVRVFEAAINHRKGTHERSFGVSDGGNWQLYDMEHGRKAIGYHPQSVAVVPPDKIGK, from the coding sequence ATGCGAGTTCTCATTGCCGGCGCGGCCGGCACAATCGGCACCGTACTTACAAAAGGGCTGAAGGACCGGCACCACGTCCGCGGGCTGGACCTGCGGCCCATGCCCCTGCTGGAAGACACCGTAGTCGGCAGCATCACGGACTGGGACACTGTTTCGAAGGCCACGCAGGGGATGGACGCCGTCATCCACCTTACGACCCTCGGCTACGAGTTCGAGCAGGCTATGGGGTCGATCACGGGCTCCTACAACGTGTTTGAGTCCGGGCGCCTGAACGGCGTGAAGGCGATTGCCTTCGCCAGCCGCGCGGGCCTTTTCCCCGGCAGCCGCATACCCAAGACCATCCAGCGCACCGCCGATACGCTCTGGTCGCCGGACTCCTTCTACACTATCTCGAAGGTTGTGGGAGAGGGCTTCGGCGACATGTACGCCTCGCGCTACGGCATCAGCGTGGACTCCGTCCGCATCGGCGGCATCGACCCCGTGGAGCCGGAGACGCCCAACCATCCGCATCGCCTGACGCACGGCGATTGCGTCCGCGTCTTTGAGGCGGCGATCAACCACCGCAAGGGTACACACGAGCGATCCTTCGGCGTGTCGGACGGCGGGAACTGGCAGCTTTACGACATGGAGCATGGGCGGAAGGCCATCGGGTACCATCCTCAGTCTGTGGCGGTTGTCCCGCCGGACAAGATCGGGAAGTAG
- a CDS encoding isoleucine--tRNA ligase, which translates to MFKPVSSKVDFVAVEHAMQEFWDKNQVRQKYLERNDGAEKRYSFIDGPITANNPMGVHHGWGRTYKDLFQRFKAMQGYDQRFQNGFDGQGLWIEVEVEKQLGLNSKRDIEKYGIDKFIELCKERVRKFAAIQTNQSIRLGYWMDWENSYHTMSDENNYSIWHFLKVCFERGWVYEGTDVMPWCPRCGTGLSQHEIVTEGYKEITHPGLFVRFPLVQNGSQQSAVGSQPEGSVPLPQGEAFGRFGPKGEGVPLPESLLIWTTTPWTLTANAGAAVHPDLTYVKVKVKGTAPDKGDEVLYLLKERLSVLKAEHEILREMPGKMLGGLVYRAPFEELKAQEGVKHRVVVWDEVSQSEGTGIVHNAPGAGQEDFALGKKEGLSVIAPLDEFGSFVEGFGSFTGKSVFEVNKPIYDSLREKGVFYRLDQYKHRYPVCWRCNTELVFRLVDEWFISMDELRHMIANVAKQARWIPEFGLQRELDWLNNMHDWMISKKRYWGLALPIYKCSCGHFEVIGSETELGLRAIEGWDKFQGHSPHRPWIDHVKIECPRCGGKVSRIKDVGNPWLDAGIVPFSTLQYRHDKEYWKKWFPADLVSESFPGQFRNWFYSLLTMSTALENATPFKNIFTYALMRDEKGEEMHKSKGNAIWFEDAAEKMGADSMRWLYSRQNPPQNLNFGFNVADEVRRQFIIPLRNVYSFFVTYANIDNFDPTSPAPALKDRAELDRWIISELNKLVADVTNALENYSPDGAAKACEEFVEYLSNWYVRRSRRRFWKSDVDQDKQSAYLTLYECLTTLTRLLAPFMPFLMEEMYQNLVVGSQQSAVGKAKESVHLDDFPVSDPSKIDTRLSDATRLAMKLSSLGRSARARTSIKVRQPVEKLLVKLRATEEAALLEQVAPQVRDELNVKQVEVLKDETQVMTIDIKPNLALLGPEYGANMRKVVAALQALPPMEVYAQASSGKQVKAGEFTLEPQEVLVNMSDKPGYSFVTEGGYGAAVTTAISPELALEGHARELVHLIQNMRRTADFDIADYIVTYYQGDAELDRVVATHGDYIRQETLSRDIVKGAAPSGAHAEQHKVNGMAATIGVKRA; encoded by the coding sequence ATGTTCAAGCCGGTCAGCTCTAAAGTGGACTTTGTAGCCGTCGAGCATGCGATGCAGGAGTTCTGGGACAAGAACCAGGTCCGGCAAAAGTACCTCGAGCGCAACGACGGCGCGGAGAAAAGGTACTCCTTCATCGATGGCCCCATCACGGCTAATAACCCCATGGGTGTCCACCACGGCTGGGGCCGCACCTATAAGGACCTCTTCCAGCGCTTCAAGGCCATGCAGGGCTACGACCAGCGCTTTCAAAACGGCTTCGACGGCCAGGGCCTGTGGATTGAGGTCGAGGTGGAGAAGCAGCTCGGACTGAACTCCAAGCGCGACATCGAGAAGTACGGAATCGACAAGTTCATCGAGCTCTGCAAAGAGCGCGTCAGGAAGTTCGCCGCTATCCAGACCAACCAGTCGATCCGCCTCGGCTATTGGATGGACTGGGAGAACTCGTACCACACGATGTCGGACGAGAACAATTACTCGATCTGGCACTTCCTCAAGGTGTGCTTCGAGCGCGGCTGGGTCTACGAGGGCACGGACGTCATGCCGTGGTGTCCCCGCTGCGGAACCGGCCTGTCGCAGCACGAGATTGTGACCGAGGGCTACAAGGAGATCACCCACCCCGGCCTGTTCGTCCGCTTCCCGCTGGTGCAGAATGGCAGTCAGCAGTCGGCAGTCGGCAGTCAGCCGGAGGGGTCTGTTCCTCTCCCTCAGGGAGAGGCCTTTGGGCGCTTTGGCCCAAAGGGTGAGGGTGTTCCCCTGCCCGAGTCTCTCCTCATCTGGACGACCACTCCGTGGACGCTCACCGCCAACGCCGGCGCTGCCGTCCACCCGGACCTCACCTACGTGAAGGTGAAGGTAAAGGGCACCGCGCCCGACAAGGGCGACGAGGTGCTGTACCTCCTGAAGGAGCGCCTGTCCGTCCTCAAGGCGGAGCACGAGATCCTGCGCGAGATGCCGGGCAAGATGCTTGGGGGCCTCGTCTACCGCGCGCCGTTCGAGGAGCTGAAAGCCCAGGAGGGCGTCAAGCACCGAGTCGTCGTGTGGGATGAGGTCAGCCAGAGCGAGGGCACCGGCATCGTGCACAACGCGCCCGGCGCGGGCCAGGAGGACTTCGCTCTCGGCAAGAAGGAGGGGCTGTCCGTAATCGCGCCGCTGGACGAGTTCGGCAGCTTCGTCGAGGGGTTCGGTTCGTTCACCGGCAAGAGCGTCTTCGAGGTCAACAAGCCGATCTATGACAGCCTGCGCGAGAAGGGCGTCTTCTACCGGCTGGACCAGTACAAGCACCGCTACCCCGTATGCTGGCGCTGCAACACAGAGCTCGTCTTCAGGCTCGTGGACGAGTGGTTCATCTCCATGGACGAGCTGCGGCACATGATCGCCAACGTTGCCAAACAGGCGCGGTGGATACCGGAGTTCGGACTCCAGCGCGAGCTGGACTGGCTCAACAACATGCACGACTGGATGATCTCAAAAAAGCGCTACTGGGGCCTTGCGCTGCCCATCTACAAGTGCTCCTGCGGCCACTTCGAGGTCATCGGCAGCGAGACCGAGCTGGGCCTGCGGGCGATCGAGGGGTGGGACAAGTTCCAGGGACACTCCCCTCACCGCCCGTGGATAGACCACGTCAAGATCGAGTGCCCGCGGTGCGGCGGCAAGGTGTCGCGCATCAAGGACGTCGGCAACCCGTGGCTGGACGCCGGCATCGTGCCGTTCTCGACACTCCAGTACCGCCACGACAAGGAGTACTGGAAGAAGTGGTTCCCGGCGGACCTCGTCTCCGAGAGCTTCCCGGGCCAGTTCCGCAACTGGTTCTACTCCCTGCTGACCATGAGCACGGCTCTCGAGAACGCCACGCCGTTCAAGAACATCTTCACCTACGCCCTCATGCGCGACGAGAAGGGCGAGGAGATGCACAAGAGCAAGGGCAACGCAATCTGGTTCGAGGACGCCGCCGAGAAGATGGGCGCGGACTCCATGCGCTGGCTCTACAGCCGCCAGAACCCGCCGCAGAACCTGAACTTCGGCTTCAACGTCGCGGACGAGGTGCGCCGCCAGTTCATAATCCCGCTGCGGAACGTTTACAGCTTCTTCGTCACCTACGCGAATATCGACAACTTCGACCCCACGTCGCCCGCGCCCGCGTTGAAGGACCGTGCCGAGCTCGACCGCTGGATCATCTCGGAGCTCAACAAGCTCGTCGCGGACGTTACGAACGCCCTCGAGAACTACAGCCCGGACGGCGCGGCCAAGGCGTGCGAAGAGTTCGTGGAGTACCTGTCGAACTGGTACGTCCGCCGCAGTCGCCGCCGCTTCTGGAAGAGCGACGTCGACCAGGACAAGCAGTCCGCGTACTTGACGCTGTACGAGTGCCTGACGACGCTCACGAGGCTGCTCGCCCCGTTCATGCCGTTCCTGATGGAGGAGATGTACCAGAATCTGGTAGTCGGCAGTCAGCAGTCAGCAGTCGGCAAAGCCAAAGAGAGCGTCCACCTGGACGACTTCCCCGTCTCAGACCCATCGAAGATCGACACACGCCTGTCGGACGCTACCCGACTGGCGATGAAGCTCTCCAGCCTGGGCCGCTCCGCGCGCGCCAGGACCTCCATCAAGGTGCGCCAGCCGGTCGAGAAGCTCCTCGTGAAGCTGCGTGCGACGGAGGAGGCGGCCCTGCTGGAGCAGGTGGCCCCACAGGTGCGCGATGAGCTGAACGTCAAGCAGGTAGAAGTGCTCAAGGACGAGACGCAGGTCATGACCATCGACATCAAGCCGAACCTGGCGCTCCTGGGTCCCGAGTACGGCGCAAACATGCGCAAGGTCGTCGCCGCGCTCCAGGCGCTGCCGCCGATGGAGGTCTACGCGCAGGCGTCGTCCGGCAAGCAGGTCAAGGCGGGCGAGTTCACGCTGGAGCCTCAGGAAGTCCTCGTGAACATGTCCGACAAGCCGGGCTACTCGTTTGTCACAGAGGGCGGCTATGGCGCGGCGGTCACGACGGCCATCTCCCCGGAGCTGGCCCTTGAGGGCCACGCGCGGGAGCTGGTCCACCTCATCCAGAACATGCGCCGCACCGCGGACTTCGACATCGCCGACTACATAGTCACCTACTACCAGGGCGACGCCGAGCTGGACAGGGTGGTCGCCACCCACGGCGACTACATCCGCCAGGAGACGCTGTCGCGCGACATCGTCAAGGGCGCGGCCCCGTCCGGCGCCCACGCCGAGCAGCACAAGGTCAACGGCATGGCCGCGACCATCGGGGTGAAGCGGGCGTAG